One Rattus norvegicus strain BN/NHsdMcwi chromosome 18, GRCr8, whole genome shotgun sequence DNA segment encodes these proteins:
- the Tmsb10l1 gene encoding thymosin beta-10-like: MADEPDMGEITSFDKAKLKKTETQEKNTLWTKETIEQEKRSEIS, translated from the coding sequence ATGGCAGATGAGCCGGACATGGGGGAAATCACCAGCTTCGATAAGGCCAAGCTGAAGAAAACTGAGACGCAGGAGAAGAACACCCTGTGGACCAAAGAGACCATTGAACAAGAAAAGAGGAGTGAAATCTCCTAA